A single Nicotiana tabacum cultivar K326 chromosome 5, ASM71507v2, whole genome shotgun sequence DNA region contains:
- the LOC107760624 gene encoding nonsense-mediated mRNA decay factor SMG7 isoform X2: protein MDDDHSMDSAVDQLSREQVQRLYNKNVELENKRRKAAQARVPSDPSAWQQMRENYEAIILEDNAFSEQHEIEYALWQLHYRRIEELRAHFNAAVNSNVSTNSLNGKVPHHSGPDRVTKIRTQFKTFLSEATGFYHDLMLKIRAKYGLPLGYFSDDQENQIPSSKDGNKSVEVKKGLISCHRCLIYLGDLARYKGLYGVGDSKACDFAAASSYYLQASSLWPSSGNPHHQLAILASYSNDELVAIYRYFRSLAIESPFATARDNLIIAFEKNRQCYSQLVGDTKASSTKAVRPRTTGKGRSKGETRHPLKDGRVEASSAQEKGSSMSDIFKTFSTRFVRLNGILFTRTSLETFGEVQSVVKKDLLELLSSGTDEKYNFGSDTADCKLAFVRLVAILIFTVHNVNKESENQSYAEILQRSVLLQNAFAAVFEFMGHVVERCVQLNDPTTSFLLPGVLVFVEWLASRQDVALGNEPEEKQTRARSFFWKNCIAFFNKLLSSGFKFVDDDKDDTCFFNMSRYDEGESDNRLALPEDFELRGFIPFLPAQLILDFSRKHSFGGDGGIKEKKSRLQRIIAAGKALANVVRVGEEGIYFDGRAKKFIIGIEPQVSDDYALNCSMEVPKLSGIELENSAAGQLTVGPLQPKQQLYVEGEEEDEVIVFKPSVVEKHVNGSASNMMTSEGHDSGVSAASVPPGVSVASVGLGNEMGPFSAALDGLIMQSALHASARPPSSIANNSGQYMQPIQPSTSLWSVERAAVMNGLASLNMIGNGPTVISELQDQVFPPEPYSVPFPQSVNFGMTNNIRVHIPDAAIPSNFSSLSSSVVGIDSMSIKSPSVMSTGIRKNPVSRPIRHLGPPPGFGSVPSKVLEESSSAMTIKNEHTTLPPMDDYSWLDGYQLPSSHQSIGFNNSINHSTQNYHSMSKSSSSVGMVSFPFPGKQGQPQQLQSGNQQSVELPQRHEGQSLWEGHFFV from the exons ATGGATGATGACCATTCAATGGATAGTGCTGTCGATCAATTGTCTCGCGAGCAAGTTCAGCGCCTCTACAACAAG AATGTTGAGTTGGAGAATAAACGTAGAAAGGCAGCACAAGCTAGAGTTCCTTCTGACCCAAGTGCATGGCAACAAATGCGAGAAAACTACGAAGCTATCATCCTTGAGGATAATGCCTTCTCAGAACAACATGAAATAGAGTATGCCTTGTGGCAGTTGCATTACAGGAGAATTGAGGAATTGCGCGCACACTTCAATGCTGCTGTAAATTCTAATGTGTCAACCAATTCTCTGAATGGGAAAGTTCCCCATCATAGTGGACCTGATCGCGTCACAAAGATCAGAACACAGTTTAAAACTTTTCTTTCAGAAGCAACAGGATTTTATCATGATTTGATGCTAAAAATTAGGGCTAAGTATGGCCTGCCGCTGGGATATTTCTCTGATGATCAAGAAAATCAGATTCCTTCCTCTAAAGATGGTAACAAATCTGTGGAGGTGAAGAAAGGATTGATATCCTGCCATCGTTGTTTGATTTATCTTGGCGATCTTGCTCGGTACAAAGGCTTATATGGTGTGGGTGATTCCAAAGCTTGTGATTTTGCGGCTGCTTCGAGTTATTACCTGCAAGCTTCTTCACTTTGGCCTTCTAGTGGCAATCCTCATCACCAG CTTGCAATACTGGCTTCCTATTCCAATGATGAGCTTGTGGCTATTTATCGCTATTTTCGCAGTCTTGCAATAGAAAGCCCTTTTGCCACGGCAAGGGATAACTTGATCATTGCATTTGAGAAG AACCGTCAGTGTTACTCTCAACTTGTGGGGGATACTAAAGCTTCCTCCACCAAGGCCGTACGTCCTCGTACAACTGGCAAAGGAAGAAGCAAAGGAGAAACGAGGCATCCACTGAAAGATGGTAGGGTTGAAGCAAGTTCAGCCCAGGAAAAAGGTTCTAGTATGTCTGACATCTTCAAAACCTTCAGCACAAGATTTGTTCGATTGAATGGTATTCTTTTCACTCGCACTAG TTTGGAGACTTTTGGAGAAGTGCAATCGGTGGTTAAAAAGGATCTGCTTGAGCTTCTCTCCTCTGGGACTGATGAGAAGTATAATTTTGGTTCTGACACTGCCGACTGTAAACTGGCTTTTGTGAGGCTCGTGGCCATCCTAATATTCACTGTTCATAACGTGAATAAGGAAAGCGAAAACCAGTCATATGCTGAGATTTTACAAAGATCGGTTCTCCTACAGAATGCATTTGCTGCTGTGTTTGAGTTCATGGGTCATGTAGTTGAAAGATGTGTCCAATTAAATGATCCCACAACAAGTTTCCTTTTGCCAGGGGTTTTGGTGTTTGTAGAATGGTTAGCGAGCCGTCAAGATGTTGCACTTGGCAACGAACCAGAAGAGAAGCAAACCAGGGCTAGATCATTTTTCTGGAAGAACTGCATTGCTTTCTTTAATAAGCTTTTGTCTAGTGGGTTTAAGTTTGTTGATGATGACAAGGATGATACATGCTTCTTCAATATGAGCAGGTATGATGAAGGAGAGAGCGATAATCGTCTTGCATTACCCGAGGATTTTGAGCTGAGAGGATTTATACCTTTTCTTCCGGCACAACTTATCCTTGATTTTTCAAGGAAACATTCTTTTGGTGGTGATGGTGGCATCAAAGAGAAGAAATCACGTCTCCAGAGGATAATAGCAGCAGGAAAGGCTCTTGCTAATGTGGTCCGTGTTGGAGAAGAGGGAATATATTTTGACGGTAGAGCAAAGAAATTCATCATTGGCATTGAGCCTCAAGTATCTGATGATTATGCGCTTAATTGCTCCATGGAAGTTCCCAAATTGAGTGGTATTGAGTTGGAGAATTCAGCTGCAGGGCAGTTAACTGTAGGACCTCTGCAGCCAAAGCAGCAATTGTATGTGGAAGGTGAGGAAGAAGATGAGGTAATTGTTTTTAAGCCATCGGTGGTAGAAAAGCATGTGAATGGAAGTGCTTCAAACATGATGACCTCAGAAGGTCATGATTCTGGTGTTAGTGCTGCCAGTGTTCCTCCTGGGGTTAGCGTGGCCTCTGTTGGTCTAGGAAATGAAATGGGTCCATTTTCAGCTGCACTTGATGGATTGATCATGCAGAGTGCATTACATGCTAGTGCAAGGCCACCCTCAAGTATTGCCAATAACAGTGGCCAATATATGCAGCCTATTCAACCAAGTACTTCATTGTGGTCCGTTGAACGAGCTGCTGTTATGAATGGACTTGCCAGCTTGAACATGATAGGAAATGGTCCAACTGTAATATCTGAGTTGCAAGATCAAGTATTTCCACCTGAGCCATATTCTGTCCCTTTTCCCCAGTCTGTCAATTTTGGCATGACAAATAATATTCGTGTGCATATCCCAGATGCTGCCATACCATCTAACTTCAGTTCACTTTCATCCTCAGTAGTTGGTATTGATAGCATGTCAATTAAGTCCCCATCAGTCATGTCAACAGGCATAAGGAAAAATCCAGTTAGCAGACCTATTAGGCATCTGGGTCCGCCTCCAGGCTTTGGTTCTGTTCCTTCGAAAGTCCTGGAGGAGTCTTCTTCAGCAATGACCATAAAGAATGAACATACTACTCTTCCTCCTATGGATGACTATAGCTGGCTGGATGGATATCAGTTGCCTTCATCACATCAGAGCATTGGTTTCAATAACTCCATTAATCATTCAACACAAAACTACCACTCAATGAGCAAGAGTAGTAGCTCCGTTGGGATGGTGAGCTTTCCTTTCCCTGGGAAACAG GGGCAACCTCAGCAACTCCAGAGTGGAAACCAACAATCTGTTGAACTGCCTCAGCGGCATGAAGGACAGTCTCTGTGGGAAGGCCATTTTTTTGTGTGA
- the LOC107760624 gene encoding nonsense-mediated mRNA decay factor SMG7 isoform X1 — MDDDHSMDSAVDQLSREQVQRLYNKNVELENKRRKAAQARVPSDPSAWQQMRENYEAIILEDNAFSEQHEIEYALWQLHYRRIEELRAHFNAAVNSNVSTNSLNGKVPHHSGPDRVTKIRTQFKTFLSEATGFYHDLMLKIRAKYGLPLGYFSDDQENQIPSSKDGNKSVEVKKGLISCHRCLIYLGDLARYKGLYGVGDSKACDFAAASSYYLQASSLWPSSGNPHHQLAILASYSNDELVAIYRYFRSLAIESPFATARDNLIIAFEKNRQCYSQLVGDTKASSTKAVRPRTTGKGRSKGETRHPLKDGRVEASSAQEKGSSMSDIFKTFSTRFVRLNGILFTRTSLETFGEVQSVVKKDLLELLSSGTDEKYNFGSDTADCKLAFVRLVAILIFTVHNVNKESENQSYAEILQRSVLLQNAFAAVFEFMGHVVERCVQLNDPTTSFLLPGVLVFVEWLASRQDVALGNEPEEKQTRARSFFWKNCIAFFNKLLSSGFKFVDDDKDDTCFFNMSRYDEGESDNRLALPEDFELRGFIPFLPAQLILDFSRKHSFGGDGGIKEKKSRLQRIIAAGKALANVVRVGEEGIYFDGRAKKFIIGIEPQVSDDYALNCSMEVPKLSGIELENSAAGQLTVGPLQPKQQLYVEGEEEDEVIVFKPSVVEKHVNGSASNMMTSEGHDSGVSAASVPPGVSVASVGLGNEMGPFSAALDGLIMQSALHASARPPSSIANNSGQYMQPIQPSTSLWSVERAAVMNGLASLNMIGNGPTVISELQDQVFPPEPYSVPFPQSVNFGMTNNIRVHIPDAAIPSNFSSLSSSVVGIDSMSIKSPSVMSTGIRKNPVSRPIRHLGPPPGFGSVPSKVLEESSSAMTIKNEHTTLPPMDDYSWLDGYQLPSSHQSIGFNNSINHSTQNYHSMSKSSSSVGMVSFPFPGKQVNSLHVQSGNQRGWEDYQISEQLKLYQGQPQQLQSGNQQSVELPQRHEGQSLWEGHFFV, encoded by the exons ATGGATGATGACCATTCAATGGATAGTGCTGTCGATCAATTGTCTCGCGAGCAAGTTCAGCGCCTCTACAACAAG AATGTTGAGTTGGAGAATAAACGTAGAAAGGCAGCACAAGCTAGAGTTCCTTCTGACCCAAGTGCATGGCAACAAATGCGAGAAAACTACGAAGCTATCATCCTTGAGGATAATGCCTTCTCAGAACAACATGAAATAGAGTATGCCTTGTGGCAGTTGCATTACAGGAGAATTGAGGAATTGCGCGCACACTTCAATGCTGCTGTAAATTCTAATGTGTCAACCAATTCTCTGAATGGGAAAGTTCCCCATCATAGTGGACCTGATCGCGTCACAAAGATCAGAACACAGTTTAAAACTTTTCTTTCAGAAGCAACAGGATTTTATCATGATTTGATGCTAAAAATTAGGGCTAAGTATGGCCTGCCGCTGGGATATTTCTCTGATGATCAAGAAAATCAGATTCCTTCCTCTAAAGATGGTAACAAATCTGTGGAGGTGAAGAAAGGATTGATATCCTGCCATCGTTGTTTGATTTATCTTGGCGATCTTGCTCGGTACAAAGGCTTATATGGTGTGGGTGATTCCAAAGCTTGTGATTTTGCGGCTGCTTCGAGTTATTACCTGCAAGCTTCTTCACTTTGGCCTTCTAGTGGCAATCCTCATCACCAG CTTGCAATACTGGCTTCCTATTCCAATGATGAGCTTGTGGCTATTTATCGCTATTTTCGCAGTCTTGCAATAGAAAGCCCTTTTGCCACGGCAAGGGATAACTTGATCATTGCATTTGAGAAG AACCGTCAGTGTTACTCTCAACTTGTGGGGGATACTAAAGCTTCCTCCACCAAGGCCGTACGTCCTCGTACAACTGGCAAAGGAAGAAGCAAAGGAGAAACGAGGCATCCACTGAAAGATGGTAGGGTTGAAGCAAGTTCAGCCCAGGAAAAAGGTTCTAGTATGTCTGACATCTTCAAAACCTTCAGCACAAGATTTGTTCGATTGAATGGTATTCTTTTCACTCGCACTAG TTTGGAGACTTTTGGAGAAGTGCAATCGGTGGTTAAAAAGGATCTGCTTGAGCTTCTCTCCTCTGGGACTGATGAGAAGTATAATTTTGGTTCTGACACTGCCGACTGTAAACTGGCTTTTGTGAGGCTCGTGGCCATCCTAATATTCACTGTTCATAACGTGAATAAGGAAAGCGAAAACCAGTCATATGCTGAGATTTTACAAAGATCGGTTCTCCTACAGAATGCATTTGCTGCTGTGTTTGAGTTCATGGGTCATGTAGTTGAAAGATGTGTCCAATTAAATGATCCCACAACAAGTTTCCTTTTGCCAGGGGTTTTGGTGTTTGTAGAATGGTTAGCGAGCCGTCAAGATGTTGCACTTGGCAACGAACCAGAAGAGAAGCAAACCAGGGCTAGATCATTTTTCTGGAAGAACTGCATTGCTTTCTTTAATAAGCTTTTGTCTAGTGGGTTTAAGTTTGTTGATGATGACAAGGATGATACATGCTTCTTCAATATGAGCAGGTATGATGAAGGAGAGAGCGATAATCGTCTTGCATTACCCGAGGATTTTGAGCTGAGAGGATTTATACCTTTTCTTCCGGCACAACTTATCCTTGATTTTTCAAGGAAACATTCTTTTGGTGGTGATGGTGGCATCAAAGAGAAGAAATCACGTCTCCAGAGGATAATAGCAGCAGGAAAGGCTCTTGCTAATGTGGTCCGTGTTGGAGAAGAGGGAATATATTTTGACGGTAGAGCAAAGAAATTCATCATTGGCATTGAGCCTCAAGTATCTGATGATTATGCGCTTAATTGCTCCATGGAAGTTCCCAAATTGAGTGGTATTGAGTTGGAGAATTCAGCTGCAGGGCAGTTAACTGTAGGACCTCTGCAGCCAAAGCAGCAATTGTATGTGGAAGGTGAGGAAGAAGATGAGGTAATTGTTTTTAAGCCATCGGTGGTAGAAAAGCATGTGAATGGAAGTGCTTCAAACATGATGACCTCAGAAGGTCATGATTCTGGTGTTAGTGCTGCCAGTGTTCCTCCTGGGGTTAGCGTGGCCTCTGTTGGTCTAGGAAATGAAATGGGTCCATTTTCAGCTGCACTTGATGGATTGATCATGCAGAGTGCATTACATGCTAGTGCAAGGCCACCCTCAAGTATTGCCAATAACAGTGGCCAATATATGCAGCCTATTCAACCAAGTACTTCATTGTGGTCCGTTGAACGAGCTGCTGTTATGAATGGACTTGCCAGCTTGAACATGATAGGAAATGGTCCAACTGTAATATCTGAGTTGCAAGATCAAGTATTTCCACCTGAGCCATATTCTGTCCCTTTTCCCCAGTCTGTCAATTTTGGCATGACAAATAATATTCGTGTGCATATCCCAGATGCTGCCATACCATCTAACTTCAGTTCACTTTCATCCTCAGTAGTTGGTATTGATAGCATGTCAATTAAGTCCCCATCAGTCATGTCAACAGGCATAAGGAAAAATCCAGTTAGCAGACCTATTAGGCATCTGGGTCCGCCTCCAGGCTTTGGTTCTGTTCCTTCGAAAGTCCTGGAGGAGTCTTCTTCAGCAATGACCATAAAGAATGAACATACTACTCTTCCTCCTATGGATGACTATAGCTGGCTGGATGGATATCAGTTGCCTTCATCACATCAGAGCATTGGTTTCAATAACTCCATTAATCATTCAACACAAAACTACCACTCAATGAGCAAGAGTAGTAGCTCCGTTGGGATGGTGAGCTTTCCTTTCCCTGGGAAACAGGTAAACTCTCTGCATGTGCAATCAGGGAACCAGAGAGGTTGGGAGGACTACCAGATATCTGAACAATTAAAACTGTACCAGGGGCAACCTCAGCAACTCCAGAGTGGAAACCAACAATCTGTTGAACTGCCTCAGCGGCATGAAGGACAGTCTCTGTGGGAAGGCCATTTTTTTGTGTGA